Below is a window of Candidozyma auris chromosome 3, complete sequence DNA.
AGAGTGATGATGACGGagacgatgatgatgctgataacgacgacgatgacgacgacgatggCGgcgaagaagctgaaaacGGTACTCACTATGCAACTGAACGGCATCGTGAATCTCGACCAGCCTATCTCAAGGGTAGTGGCCGAGGCCTCCGCTACAGGCCATTTACCGGACCCCGTTTACGCCCTCGAGGCTACGAGAAGAGAACAGCGACGAAAATGGAATTCTAGAGGCGTAATGGAGTTGCTGATTATACGCTTGTGACTTTCTCATACTATAGAGCCCACACATTGGGAGATGCGAATCCTGCAGTACACGATGGGAGGCATCGCAGtttataaaaaaaagttagAGGCATCATCTTGATCCCATTCACCTCTTCACAAACAATTACAGGCCATGAGAGTCAAGAAGCCCACATCGAAGAGGACCACCACCCGTATGCGGGAGGGCATTAAAAAGAAAGCGGCAGCTCAACGTCgcaaaaacaaaaagttggccaagaaagACGTCACCTGGAAGTCGAGAGCCAACAAGGATCCAGGCATCCCCGCCAGCTTCCCATAtaaagaagagatcatcCACGAGCTAGAACAGAATAGAATTGccgagaaagagagaaaggaaCAGCTTCGTCTCAAAAGACAGCAGGAGCGTGAAGCTGCCATGGCAAGAGGTGAGGACGTCGAGGATGCCATGATGGATGAGGACGAAGAGCCAGAGAATCAAGGCGGCTTCTCTGCGTTGATAGAATCAGCTCAGCAGGCAGCACGTGAGTTCGAGGGGGAAGTTGATGGCGACGAGATGGTGGACCTGGAGGAGGACGTTGAGTATGAGTTGAGTGATATCGAGGACAAGTCTGACATAGAAAAGTCAAGAAAGGCCTACGACAAGATCTTCAAAGCTGTGGTGGACGCATCTGATGTGGTTCTTTACGTTTTGGATGCGAGAGATCCGGAGGCGACCAGACTGAGGAAAGTGGAACAAGCTGTGTTGCAGAGTGGAGGTAAGCGTCTCATATTCGTGTTGAATAAAGTAGACCTTATTCCTACAGAAATCTTAACACAATGGACCAAGTATTTGAATTCCCTTTTCCCGACTGTGCCCTTGAAGGCATCTCCAGGTGCTACTGGCTCCAACATGTACAATAAGAATCTCTCGAGTGCAGGCACCTCCAACGCCTTATTACAAGCACTCAAGAGCTACGCTGCAAAGTCCAACTTGAAGCGCTCCATTGTTGTCGGTGTGATCGGATACCCCAACGTTGGTAAATcttccatcatcaatgcATTAACTAATAGACACGGCAACCTGAGGGCTTGCCCTGTGGGCAACATGCCTGGCGTCACAACGTCTATGAGAGAAGTAAAGATTGATAACAAActcaagatcttggactCCCCAGGTATTGTATTTCCCGATGAATTGCTGAATAAAAAAGCCTCGCAAGAGGCTAAGCTTGCCTTGCTCTCTGCGGTGACGCCGAAGAACATCAGAGATCCCGTTGGCGTGATTGAGCAGCTTCTCAAACGTTTGTCTAAGGACAACACCATGGCCGACGCTTTGAAGGCGTACTATCTGATTCCAGCATTACCTTCTACCGACTTGAAGGACTATACGAAACAATTTTTGATTCACGTTGCCAGAGCGAGAGGCAGATTGACAAAGGGCGGTATCCCCCACATTGAGTCTGCTGCtctcaacatcttgaacGATTGGAGAGATGGGAGAATCACAGGATGGACTGTTCCAAATGCTTCCAAGGCACAGGCTGCTCAAACGGAGATCGACGGTCCAAAGAGCGCCGTTAGAGGTGATAAGGAACCACCGAAGGTGGAGAACACCACAGTGGTGAGTGAGTGGGCCAAGGagtttgatcttgatgGGTTGCTTGGCGACAGTTTCGGGATCGAGCAGAACTAAACAAGGCATATAGATACGCATGGGATAGGCTGTAAATGTACTTAAAAAGTGAACCTGAATCATGTAGAGCATCCCATTGGGTGCTAAACGGGAACCTATCGACATTGATGGACACAAAAAATATCATTACaaaggaaagagaaagatcttcGAGTGAAAGTAGAAAACGCTTATATTTCAGTCTTTAAGCTGGAATCTGTCTCTGTACAACTACCCACCATACTTGTTGATGACCTGCACTTGGCCTGACTATTATGGTTGATCTACTAGACCGGGTTGAGTTGGATGGCGCCTTTGGCACAGTCAAATACATTGGCAGCTTGCCGAACTGGGGAGATGACGTTACTGCGTACGGAATTGAATGGGATGATCcacaaagaggaaaaaataaTGGCACACTCGGCAACACTCGGTACTTTTCAGTAGACAAGCCAAACAGCGGGTCTTTTGTCAAGGCCTCCAACAAAAAGTTAAGATTTGGACGTCTGTTTGTAGAAGCTGTTTTGGAAAAGTATGCTGGAGATGAGAACGTGCTGGCGTTGAAGCGGGAAATCGTATTCGGATCAAAAAAGGTGGAGAGTATAGGATTCGAGAGACTCAATCGGCAGCAGGCGACGCTTGAGGCTTTGGAAAGCGTGAGCTGTGAAAAGACGATGGTCCAATTTGCAGGAGATGTGGAAAAGCTCCCGttgatggagaaggtgaaacATCTCGATTTGAGTTATAACCTTTTGGTGGATATGGgggaattgaagaagatcacaGAAAAAATGCCTAGGTTGAGGTCGTTGAACCTCAATGGCAGTCAATTGAGAACATTTGGCGCTCAAATAGTGCTGGtggaagagcttgatgTGGCATCCTGTGGGATTTCTGAAGAGAACTTGGGAAAGCTCTTGCGTTCCTTTCCCAATCTTCGACGTCTCTGCGTTGCAGGCAACAAAttaaaaagcttcaagattGACTTTTCAGCTTCCCTTCGATCCATAGATTTGTCGTACAACGAACTACTGGAGTTGCCTGTGTTGCCTGTGGAGGAGCTCTCAGCGGCTAATAACCAAATCACCCGCTTGCCTCGCCGTGCCTCACCTACAAGAATATTAGATCTACGAGACAACCCGATTTTGAGTTGGAAGGAAATTGACATGGTTGCTGAGAGTTTTCCTGaccttgaagaactccGAATcgatggctgcaaagtatTTGACCAACTATCGATAGATGAAATGACCGCCATGCTCGTGGGCCGCCTTCTGTGCCTGTCTCATCGTGGTCAGGGCATAAGCAAGCTCAACGGAAGTGACTTGCGGACTGATGAAATACGCAACTCTGAGCTCTATATCGTTTCCAAGGCACAGAAAGGTCAAATCGAGGTGCTTTCCCAGAATCGCTGGGAGCAACTTCTGAAGAAGTATAAtctcgaaaaaaaagctaCAACACCTCAACGTCATCCAGATCGCTTCCTTTTAACTATGAGAACACTGTCCGGGGATCTCATGTTCTCAAGAGTATTTCTACTGACTAACACAGTGCTACGTCTCAAAGGTATAGTTACTAGGCACACTGGCGTGCCTGTGCATCGTTTCAATCTCTACTATTACCCAAGCGATATTCGTCTCGACGACGACGTCTCGAAGACTATCTTGGACGACGACATTGCCACGTTGGCCAGCACTGGGCTCGACAACGAATGCTGTATCTATTATGAACCGCACATGATCTGAACTTAACTATTTTGTGGACTCAGACACTAGCATCAAAGTGC
It encodes the following:
- a CDS encoding RNA-binding GTPase NUG1, which codes for MRVKKPTSKRTTTRMREGIKKKAAAQRRKNKKLAKKDVTWKSRANKDPGIPASFPYKEEIIHELEQNRIAEKERKEQLRLKRQQEREAAMARGEDVEDAMMDEDEEPENQGGFSALIESAQQAAREFEGEVDGDEMVDSEEDVEYELSDIEDKSDIEKSRKAYDKIFKAVVDASDVVLYVLDARDPEATRSRKVEQAVLQSGGKRLIFVLNKVDLIPTEILTQWTKYLNSLFPTVPLKASPGATGSNMYNKNLSSAGTSNALLQALKSYAAKSNLKRSIVVGVIGYPNVGKSSIINALTNRHGNSRACPVGNMPGVTTSMREVKIDNKLKILDSPGIVFPDELSNKKASQEAKLALLSAVTPKNIRDPVGVIEQLLKRLSKDNTMADALKAYYSIPALPSTDLKDYTKQFLIHVARARGRLTKGGIPHIESAALNILNDWRDGRITGWTVPNASKAQAAQTEIDGPKSAVRGDKEPPKVENTTVVSEWAKEFDLDGLLGDSFGIEQN